The following proteins are co-located in the Rattus norvegicus strain BN/NHsdMcwi chromosome 19, GRCr8, whole genome shotgun sequence genome:
- the LOC134483122 gene encoding uncharacterized protein LOC134483122: MFSHLRKRFGRGNVDSGETRVKESGLSSQSNDGERQHFWGMWNVGRETSSPGTDLSKNQAMKEKERLIKELQLITEERNDLRDRLKFLTERSMKNRPHFRPNPYYEDLERMEEAVISILHNLEMENTEVHENNHKLKKEMTFSRNLLSQLLMENTCRKKLFPLKQESKEVHLDCALNQKYLVDFNKKDKDHQRPEPALSGLRKCKRAGIGHTPVRELPEE, encoded by the exons atgttttcccatcttcgcaagcgttttgggagggggaacgtcgattctggagagactagagtgaaggagtctggcctttcgtctcaaagtaatgatggagaaagacagcacttctggggaatgtgga acgttgggagagaaacatcatcccctggcactgacctaagcaagaatcaggccatgaaggaaaaggagaggctgattaaagagctgcagctcattaccgaggagagaaatgacctgagagatcgcctgaagTTTCTAAccgagagatccatgaagaacag gccacacttcaggccaaatccatattatgaagacctggagagaatggaggaggcggtcatatcaattctgcacaacttagagatggagaacactgaggtccatgagaacaaccataagctgaagaaggagatgaccttctctag aaacctgctcagccagctcctgatggagaacacatgtaggaagaagttgttcccactgaagcaggagagcaaggaggtacatcttgattgtgcactgaaccagaaatatttggttgacttcaacaagaaagataaagaccatcaacggccagaaccagcattatcag gtctcagaaagtgcaagagagctggaattggacacaccccagtaagagagcttcctgaagaataa